A single window of Plasmodium reichenowi strain SY57 chromosome 14, whole genome shotgun sequence DNA harbors:
- a CDS encoding pre-mRNA-splicing factor CWF18, putative, producing the protein MDTNDYENLRFYNYIPVNKELKKSCIPCPDTEDYEAKLNKEFDEELTKVFQGNILDQINAKDINADLKRDLKKKLDILSKKTDKAIVQLIKQKINENKNKENITNTNDDEKEKETMTLNFDKKSDKNFGHVLYKTLDKLDVMDDESD; encoded by the coding sequence ATGGATACAAATGATTATGAGAATTTAAGGTTTTATAATTACATTCCAGTAAATAAGGAACTAAAGAAATCATGTATCCCATGTCCTGATACTGAAGATTATGAAGcaaaattaaataaagaatttgATGAAGAATTAACGAAAGTATTTCAAGGTAACATCTTAGATCAAATAAATGcaaaagatataaatgctgatttaaaaagagacctgaaaaagaaattggatattttatcaaaaaaaacaGATAAGGCTATTGTTCAATtaattaaacaaaaaataaatgaaaacaaaaataaagaaaatattacaaatacaaatgatgatgaaaaggaaaaagaaacaatgactttaaattttgataaaaaaagtGATAAGAACTTTGGTCatgttttatataagaCACTTGATAAATTAGATGTAATGGATGATGAATCAGATTAA
- a CDS encoding LCCL domain-containing protein, whose protein sequence is MKYINTICLVLIFLSSRCNTQNYDKENLKKLTEYRQQHRKTVDGRLCAAAFVQDDQTYTDCTRATDPNGITGKEWCYVEVQLIGKGNRDWDYCKGVINYDVVRSKARTFFQSKSNELLDAVNKLDFEYKKLVGIYEKYKEVCGNTSDLLKKKIQDINDLAKNSSRNINRLLLQATSLSDTGNKIIELEDEVEKNRKSYLENKKNCSIQKGYVVEEKADGLMASYYNNAYFSGYPTSIHNDKYINFIWDTGIPIENIPYQHFSIRWDGYLKIPESDNYIFSVDHDCGIRIFLDNSPIIVDNMPFPKEEESEEMRPISIQSFDKMNSKVHKTNSEKLGLIGGKKYKIRIEYFHLSTMKFANPHISHIILYWKSNNIMEEIIPSNYFFQGNVSTPLRITELNGDTFEIFLLQNGVHAFMNNMSYLINDIPTIHEKLKAIRSLYNFNKNIIKFRINVHCIVYIAIPKEQKKNIPLNDITKKEFTNNKETLSIYEVQENSNNSSTEQKIYYIYSSQYNEGEVVISLPTPTTFLLFVQPSDLRSDDTCKGYVQPVSLTSSDYFHSCYTSSYESQMFDCNAGFSGNNQEKEYSTWKTAQNKSLGQYVSINFKYDIDIYSFTFKTLNLSNNNTINELSLYFPSIKNPEIFSISPGHHHYVLKTPIKTNTVKVVISKVNNPKAQTGGNITFYGIPCIDIKNQENELDKKKSQYEINIFFRSKNVHISKSFNWIIDNGMKKSDHGFFKYGWDLLPTPIDLRYLDKKDPTHAGISFVPYECNNTNTCNKQTFNKWSIDLIHEGTYSVTIEIGSPTGKQEINSIKVNNEIFINNIFLKPKQYTKVTANIVIKENKTLELTTNTNTVIQSIQILFLHN, encoded by the exons aTGAAGTACATAAATACTATTTGCCTTGTATTAATCTTTCTTTCTTCTAGATGTAACACTcaaaattatgataagGAAAATTTAAAG AAACTGACGGAATATCGACAACAACATAGGAAAACCGTGGATGGGCGTCTATGTGCAGCTGCTTTTGTTCAAGACGATCAAACATATACAGACTGCACTAGGGCAACAGATCCTAATGGTATAACGGGGAAGGAATGGTGCTATGTGGAGGTTCAATTAATAGGAAAAGGAAATAGAGATTGGGATTATTGCAAAGGAGTAATTAATTATGATGTTGTACGAAGTAAGGCACGTACTTTTTTCCAATCTAAATCCAATGAACTTCTTGATGCTGTAAACAAATTAGATTTTgaatacaaaaaattagttggtatatatgaaaaatataaagaagtATGTGGTAATACATCCGatttgttaaaaaaaaaaattcaagATATTAATGATTTAGCAAAAAATTCCAGTCGTAACATTAATAGATTATTACTACAAGCAACATCTTTAAGTGATACtggaaataaaataattgaACTAGAAGATGAGgtagaaaaaaatagaaaatcatatcttgaaaataaaaagaacTGTTCTATACAGAAAGGTTATGTTGTAGAAGAAAAAGCTGATGGATTAATGGCTagttattataataatgcTTATTTTTCTGGTTATCCTACATCCATAcataatgataaatatataaactttATATGGGACACAGGGATACCAATAGAAAATATTCCTTACCAACATTTTTCAATTAGATGGGATGGATATTTAAAAATCCCTGAATCAGATAATTACATTTTCTCAGTAGATCATGATTGCGGgataagaatatttttagaTAATTCTCCTATAATTGTAGACAATATGCCTTTTCcaaaagaagaagaatCAGAAGAAATGAGACCTATATCTATTCAATCATTCGATAAGATGAATTCCAAAGTGCATAAAACAAACTCAGAAAAGTTAGGATTAATAGGTggaaagaaatataaaataagaattgaatattttcatttgaGTACTATGAAATTTGCAAATCCACACATATCccatattatattatactgGAAgtcaaataatattatggAAGAAATAATACCatcaaattatttttttcaaggTAATGTATCTACGCCTTTAAGAATAACGGAATTAAATGGAGATACATTTGAAATTTTTCTATTACAAAATGGGGTACATGCatttatgaataatatgagtTATTTAATTAACGACATACCTACAATAcatgaaaaattaaaagcAATTAGATCtctttataattttaataaaaatataatcaaATTTAGGATAAATGTACATTGTATTGTTTATATAGCTATACcaaaagaacaaaaaaagaatatcCCTTTAAATGATATTACTAAAAAAGAGTTTACAAACAATAAAGAAACCTTATCCATATATGAAGTACAAgaaaattcaaataatagTTCAACGGAacaaaagatatattatatatattcttcaCAATATAATGAAGGCGAGGTTGTTATATCTCTACCTACTCCTACAACATTTTTACTCTTTGTACAACCGAGTGATTTACGATCAGATGATACATGTAAAGGTTATGTACAACCAGTTTCTCTAACTAGTTCGGATTATTTCCATTCATGTTACACCTCTTCTTATGAATCCCAAATGTTTGATTGTAACGCTGGATTCAGTGGAAATAACcaagaaaaagaatattCAACATGGAAAACTGCACAAAATAAATCACTGGGTCAATACGTAAGTATAAATTTTAAGTATGACATAGACATATACTCTTTTACGTTTAAAACATTGAATttatctaataataatacaatcaatgaattatctttatattttccaaGCATAAAAAACCCGgaaatattttctatatctCCTGGACATCATCATTATGTCCTTAAAACTCCAATAAAGACCAATACTGTAAAAGTTGTAATTTCCAAAGTAAATAATCCCAAAGCTCAAACAGGTGgtaatataacattttatGGTATACCTTGtatagatataaaaaatcaagaaaatgaattagacaaaaaaaaaagtcaatatgaaattaatattttttttagaagcaaaaatgtacatatttCTAAATCATTCAATTGGATTATAGATAATGGAATGAAAAAATCAGATCATGGATTTTTCAAATACGGATGGGATTTATTACCTACACCAATTGATTTGAGATATTTAGATAAAAAAGATCCTACACATGCAGGAATTTCGTTTGTCCCATATGAATGTAATAACACTAATACATGTAATAAGCaaacatttaataaatggTCTATAGATCTTATACATGAAGGAACATATTCTGTTACTATAGAAATAGGATCTCCTACGGGAAAACAGGAAATTAATTCAATTAAAGTTAATAatgaaatttttataaataatattttccttaAACCTAAACAATATACTAAAGTAACTGCTAACATTGTTATCAAGGAAAATAAGACATTGGAACTTACAACTAATACAAATACGGTAATACAATCTATACAGATATTATTCCTTCATAACtaa
- a CDS encoding protein phosphatase 2b regulatory subunit, putative — MGNTQAILSEKDQKDLLQAANFSETDIKKMYKRFIELDTNKNGQLDPNELFDVPEICDNPLVKRVISIFDSNSDGKVSFVEFLVGI; from the exons atggg AAACACACAAGCGATATTATCTGAAAAAGATCAAAAAGATTTATTACAAGCAGCTAATTTTAGTGAAACAGatatcaaaaaaatgtataaaagATTTATAGAACTtgatacaaataaaaatggacAGTTAGATCCTAATGAATTATTTGATGTTCCTGAAATATGTgat AATCCCCTAGTTAAAAGAGTTATATCAATATTTGATTCAAATTCAGATGGAAAAGTTTCATTTGTAGAATTTTTAGTTGGAAtaa
- a CDS encoding sortilin, putative, with product MKKKLEKQKKLLEYEKGYYSNKVKMRNMLFFKSIGNKNHLFLVFLLFLFFSFSCINFTQCQITKKKVSVSEINFDSAVDDVQWCGNNHMTVLVKTVKGRLYRSSDGGKIWTNITGNLSDKENNKSEPSSNHMNEMTTVDLIMVNSVNKNIVLIIGNQKNHYISEDSGETFRLLNYQNKINFWQFHSTKTHWALVSSWTEACYSNDDNSGECMQTLSLTKDLGRTFQLIDIYVVQFNWGDKESHLEDTIYYTRHKNRNGHQQRFSGWSKDVDFVATHNFGKSVDVLVKQGNKFLISNGYIFVAKLNDVIKQTVNMMVSTDGGKTFNKANLPENIHEKSYTVLDTSEGSIMLHVNHGASSEKINTGNVYISDASGLNYTLSLPNNIRTSSGECEFDRVLSLDGVYIANFLDVNDEIKDEDLRFQNFKSAIEEDIAPFETNTEKRKKQYNKGKNEDAVRTVISFNKGGQWSYLKAPKVDSRGNKYECGDNCYLHLHGITNYHQYAPFYSIENAVGIIMGTGNVGSHLRYESDEVNTFLSRDGGVTWIEAHKGPYIYEYGDYGGLIVMADDLRKTNQIVFSWNEGQSWFDFELGQFSIDVDNIVAEPNSASVEFLVYGTRNDVGVLYHLDFNALGQPLCKGLWAADSVSSDYETWSPTSGNFNDKCILGRKITYTRRKQTSECFNGKDLKRTVDKKPCECTPEDYECETGFTRKIGSYECKPNDPTLTIEGCTSSSYFYANAYRKVPGDICVNGWVPEKVPVPCPSYAPFNKTAKSILFIIFIMGIVMLIITYICRNPKFKNLFYNYGFDTFENVKYSVIKTKRGNVNNNVFEPEMEFIDAEQDDNEEDVPTLLPYSNDRNRSTNKDFTLARNRTNQNNNITSRNISPSKNYADNIELL from the exons atgaaaaaaaagcTTGAAAAGCAAAAGAAGTTATTAGAATATGAAAAAGGatattattcaaataaagtaaaaatgcgaaatatgttatttttcAAAAGTATAGGAAATAAgaatcatttatttttggtttttctattattcttgtttttttcattttcatgTATAAATTTTACACAATGTCaaataacaaaaaagaaagtaTCAGTAAGTGAAATAAATTTCGATAGTGCAGTGGATGATGTTCAATGGTGTGGAAATAATCATATGACAGTTTTAGTAAAAACAGTAAAGGGAAGATTATATAGGAGTTCAGATGGAGGAAAAATATGGACTAATATAACTGGGAATTTATCggataaagaaaataataaaagtgaACCATCATCAAATCATATGAATGAAATGACTACTGTAGATCTTATAATGGTAAATTCAGTAAACAAGAATATAGTGTTAATTATAGGAAATCAAAAGAATCATTATATATCAGAAGATTCTGGAGAAACATTTAgattattaaattatcagaataaaattaatttttggCAATTTCATAGTACTAAAACGCATTGGGCCTTAGTTTCGTCCTGGACAGAAGCTTGCTATTctaatgatgataatagTGGTGAATGTATGCAGACCTTATCGTTAACAAAAGATTTAGGTAGAACATTTCAATTAattgatatatatgttgTACAATTTAATTGGGGAGATAAAGAATCACATTTAGAAGACACCATTTATTATACTCGCcataaaaatagaaatgGTCATCAACAAAGATTTAGTGGATGGTCTAAAGATGTTGATTTTGTGGCTACTCATAATTTTGGAAAATCTGTAGATGTATTAGTAAAACAAggaaataaatttttaatatctaatggatatatttttgttgcaaaattaaatgatgTTATAAAACAAACTGTTAATATGATGGTTTCAACTGATGGAGGCAAAACATTTAATAAAGCAAATTTACCAGAAAATATTCATGAGAAATCATATACTGTTTTAGATACATCAGAAGGTTCTATAATGCTACATGTAAATCATGGAGCATCTTcagaaaaaattaatacaggtaatgtatatatatcagATGCTTCAGGTTTAAATTATACATTATCATTACctaataatataagaaCCTCTTCTGGGGAATGTGAATTTGACAGAGTGTTAAGTTTAGATGGAGTATATATTGCCAATTTCTTAGATGTTAATGATGAAATAAAAGATGAAGATTTGAGATTCCAAAATTTCAAATCAGCTATTGAAGAAGATATTGCTCCATTTGAGACGAATAcagaaaaaagaaaaaaacaatataacaaaggaaaaaatgaagatgCTGTTAGAACTGTTATTTCGTTTAATAAAGGTGGACAATGGTCTTATTTAAAAGCTCCTAAAGTTGATAGTAGAGGAAACAAATATGAGTGTGGTGATAATTGTTATTTGCATTTACATGGAATTACAAATTATCATCAATATGCACCTTTCTATTCTATAGAAAATGCTGTAGGAATTATAATGGGAACGGGTAATGTAGGTAGCCATTTAAGATATGAAAGTGATGAAgtaaatacatttttatcaaGAGATGGTGGTGTAACATGGATTGAAGCTCATAAAGGaccatatatttatgaatatgGTGATTATGGTGGTTTAATTGTTATGGCTGATGATTTACGTAAAACAAATCAAATTGTATTTAGTTGGAATGAAGGACAAAGTTGGTTTGATTTTGAATTAGGACAATTTTCTATTGATGTTGATAATATTGTAGCAGAACCTAATTCTGCTTCTGTAGAATTTCTTGTGTATGGTACCAGAAATGATGTAGGTGTTTTATATCATCTAGATTTTAATGCTCTTGGTCAACCGTTATGTAAAGGTTTATGGGCAGCAGATTCCGTCTCCTCAGATTATGAAACATGGTCACCTACCAGTGGAAATTTCAATGATAAGTGTATATTAGGTAGAAAAATTACTTACACCAGAAGAAAACAAACATCAGAATGCTTTAATGGAAAAGACTTAAAAAGAACAGTTGATAAAAAACCATGTGAATGTACACCAGAAGATTATGAATGTGAAACGGGATTTACTAGAAAAATCGGAAGTTATGAATGTAAGCCAAATGATCCAACATTAACCATTGAAGGATGTACAAGCAGTTCTTACTTTTATGCAAATGCATATAGAAAAGTTCCTGGTGATATATGTGTCAATGGGTGGGTTCCTGAAAAAGTTCCAGTCCCCTGTCCTTCCTATGCACcatttaataaaa CTGCTAAgtcaatattatttataatatttatcatGGGTATAGTCATGCTTATAATTACTTATATATGCAGAAATCCTAAGTTTAAAaacttattttataattatg GTTTTGATACATTTGAAAATGTCAAATATTCAGTTATTAAAACCAAAAGAGGAAATGTCAACAATAATGTATTTGAACCAGAAATGGAATTCATAGATGCAGAACAA GATGATAATGAGGAAGATGTCCCTACACTTTTACCCTATTCAAATGATAGAAATAGGTCAACAAATAAAGATTTTACATTAGCTAGAAATAGAACAAAccaaaataataacattacCTCAAGAAATATATCACcttcaaaaaattatgctgataatattgaattattataa
- a CDS encoding small subunit rRNA processing factor, putative produces MKHKSHLKQKNKQFKKIKNQKKKKNIKNIQKKKNKNDINEKYSNILQRKVQSYYSKSDQLKNEREEKAKHIPFYNCLNICLLVFHEDVDILSFKKEFIKYLCEENDEHIDIDNIKLYDIYTIHSNDKKKKKRKSFVVYDIPRDIYGIIDGTKCADVVLCLFKDGSIENSCFDELGYKLLSVLKIQGVPSIIGIGYNTIMSNKGSHKFVMRYFNSEFTMDDKIFFISENKNSDFQKLYNEITNMKIKNVSYREGRGYMMADSCAYNSENDCIYIKGFIKGVGFNYHNPIHITDVGDYYIDNIYLIDILKEKRFFDEPNLRYSFLLNPNNQQTSENEFILNFLSNNKKLPNDHTKYNYYDIKHKPIKSIFNEEDDMKCIRPYVVEDNNNIYMNNLMTLKNKDIPEFTASNFFSYDNYNINENNNSITKTMNDSTTTTNNSNNNNNNNNNNNNNNNNGDNINESYTVYKYNMNNIMQDYTNNPLGNNQQYNEENTNPNINNINNMWTYISNEKHEANDDFICSYDKYGGMNEDNSNNNNNNNNNNNNNIFNNNNNNNNIINNFNISNEMQNKKFSTNHLECGNNDLYKNYDEDEENNEDISDDITDNITENETDNKSEDHNDDSCIEKDSNNSDNIYLCKNISARERFKKYRSLQSFRTSYVDVYEDLPLEYSRIYDYESSENLIKYSRKKFVQNCKIVNGEFTLTDTYCIFVIKNDGKLLNKLNNKRNDIPVIVSSLLPFERKVTVLNMEVNRTIFYSEKVESKDIFEIICGFRHFIGCPVFSEQIIKGPQSKGKYEKHLKHGKKYVASIFGFTTVTAAPVFFIKKKMYQQMEQLQNYANGNNNNNNNNSNNYCNNSFNSLDFQQTLGYSLDTSNDINNSLTSGRTEYIYDCITNQHNNVSNSQDNVASVIVAHGKVVSCDCKRIIMKRISLCGKIFKIHKKKAVIRNMFYNPKDINYFKPVELHTKHGLTGKIVESLGTHGKMKCIFSNVLKQHDKVFIFLYKRIYPIWFPLSWGGEQHLGPDNQPLELKEKKKRHALML; encoded by the coding sequence atgaaaCATAAATCACAtttaaaacaaaagaataaacaatttaaaaagataaaaaatcagaagaagaagaagaatataaaaaatatccaaaaaaaaaaaaataaaaatgatattaacgaaaaatatagtaatatattacaaagGAAGGTTCAATCATATTATAGCAAAAGTGAtcaattaaaaaatgagaGAGAAGAAAAAGCTAAACATATACCTTTTTATAATTGCTtgaatatatgtttattagTGTTCCATGAAGATGTTGATATACTTTCGTTTAAGAAggaatttataaaatatttatgtgaagaaaatgatgaacatattgatatagataatataaaattatatgatatatacACTATACATtcaaatgataaaaaaaaaaaaaaaagaaaatcaTTTGTAGTTTATGATATACCAAGAGATATATATGGAATTATTGATGGAACCAAATGTGCTGATGTTgtattatgtttatttaaaGATGGAAGTATTGAAAATTCTTGTTTTGATGAATTAGgttataaattattatctgtattaaaaatacaagGGGTTCCATCTATTATTGGTATAGGTTACAATACAATTATGAGCAATAAGGGTTCTCACAAATTTGTTATGAGATATTTTAATTCTGAATTTACAATGGAcgataaaatattttttattagtgaaaataaaaattcagattttcaaaaattatataatgaaataacaaatatgaaaataaaaaatgtttcTTATAGAGAAGGTAGAGGTTATATGATGGCAGATTCTTGTGCATATAATTCTGAAAATgattgtatatatataaaaggtTTTATAAAAGGAGTGGGTTTCAATTATCATAATCCTATACATATAACTGATGTAGGAGATTATTATATCgataatatttatttaatagatatcctaaaagaaaaaagatTTTTTGATGAACCAAATTTAAgatattcctttttattaaatcCAAATAATCAACAAACAAGTGAAAATGAATTTAtacttaattttttatccaacaataaaaaattacCTAATGAtcatacaaaatataattattatgatattaAACATAAGCCAATTAAAAGTATATTTaatgaagaagatgatATGAAATGTATACGACCATATGTTGTAGAagacaataataatatatatatgaataatttaatGACTCTTAAAAATAAGGATATACCTGAATTTACTGCTTCtaatttcttttcttaCGATAACTACAacataaatgaaaataataatagtattaCTAAGACAATGAATGATAGTACAACTACAACTAATAATAgtaacaacaataataataataataataataataataataataataataatggtgataatataaatgaaagTTATACAgtttataaatacaatatgaataatattatgcAAGACTATACAAATAATCCTCTTGGTAATAATCAACAGTATAATGAGGAAAACACTAACCCAaacattaataatataaataatatgtgGACTTATATATCTAACGAAAAACATGAAGCAAACGATGATTTTATTTGCTCATATGACAAATATGGTGGAATGAACGAGGACAACAGCaacaataacaataataataataataataataataataatatttttaataataataataataataataacattattaataattttaacaTAAGTAATGAAATgcaaaataaaaaattttcaaCGAACCATCTTGAGTGTGGAAATAATGatttatacaaaaattatgacgaggatgaagaaaataatgagGATATATCTGATGATATAACTGATAATATAACCGAAAATGAGACGGATAATAAAAGCGAAGATCATAATGATGATAGCTGTATTGAAAAAGATTCAAATAATTctgataatatatatttatgtaaaaatattagtGCAAGAGAAcgttttaaaaaatatcgAAGTTTACAAAGTTTTAGAACTTCATATGTAGATGTTTATGAAGATTTGCCACTAGAATATTCACgtatatatgattatgaAAGTTCTGAAAActtaattaaatattccagaaaaaaatttgtaCAAAATTGTAAAATAGTAAATGGAGAATTTACATTAACTGATACTTATtgtatatttgttattaaaaatgatggaaaattattaaataaactCAACAACAAAAGAAATGATATACCAGTTATTGTATCAAGTTTATTACCATTTGAAAGAAAAGTTACAGTTTTAAATATGGAAGTAAATAGAACTATATTTTATTCCGAAAAGGTTGAATCAAAGGATATTTTTGAAATTATTTGTGGTTTTAGACATTTTATCGGATGTCCTGTATTTAGTGAACAAATAATTAAAGGACCACAATCCAAAggaaaatatgaaaaacatttaaaacatggaaaaaaatatgttgCCTCTATATTTGGTTTTACCACAGTAACAGCAGCGCCagtattttttattaaaaagaaaatgtaCCAACAAATGGAACAATTACAAAATTATGCtaatggtaataataataataataataataatagtaataattattgtaataattcatttaataGTTTAGATTTTCAACAAACCTTAGGATATTCCTTAGATACTTCTAAcgatataaataattccCTTACGAGTGGTAGAActgaatatatatatgattgTATAACAAATCAACACAATAATGTTTCCAACTCCCAAGATAATGTTGCATCTGTAATAGTTGCTCATGGTAAAGTTGTAAGTTGTGATTgtaaaagaattataatGAAGAGAATATCCCTTTGTGggaaaatatttaaaattcataaaaaaaaagctGTCATTAgaaatatgttttataatCCTAAAGATATCAATTATTTTAAACCAGTTGAATTACATACCAAACATGGATTAACTGGAAAAATAGTTGAATCATTAGGAACTCATGGAAAAAtgaaatgtatatttaGTAATGTTCTTAAACAACATGATAAAGTTTTcatattcttatataagAGAATATATCCTATATGGTTCCCTTTATCATGGGGTGGAGAACAACATCTTGGACCAGATAACCAGCCATTAGAGttaaaagagaaaaaaaaaagacatGCCCTCATGTTATAA